A stretch of Flavobacterium sp. N1994 DNA encodes these proteins:
- a CDS encoding ATP-binding protein, whose product MTHQDKIQTVEALERMITIKGSQNKLAADMPGVSPATLSQMRNHNWENIADEMWRKVAVYVGVSSNSWNYAPTRNSMELMQFFQDSQKYSLVMAVTGKAGSGKTETAKKFESENKNVFLLSCNEYWDKRWFLRELLAKMGKDHAGLTLPEMMFKVTQLLKSLENPTIIMDEADKLADNVLLFFITLYNELENHCGIVLMATHFLEKRIKRGAAMEKKGYREIYSRVGLRFIELETTSYSDVEKVCKANGIEDSATIRTISKDCEGDIRRVRRLIFSNKRAA is encoded by the coding sequence ATGACACATCAAGACAAAATTCAAACTGTAGAAGCTTTAGAGCGTATGATAACCATAAAAGGTTCTCAAAACAAATTGGCTGCCGATATGCCAGGAGTATCCCCGGCAACACTTTCGCAAATGAGAAATCACAATTGGGAAAATATAGCTGATGAAATGTGGCGAAAAGTTGCTGTTTATGTTGGAGTAAGCTCTAACTCTTGGAACTATGCCCCAACTCGTAACTCAATGGAGCTAATGCAGTTCTTTCAAGATAGTCAAAAGTATTCGCTTGTTATGGCTGTGACTGGAAAAGCTGGAAGCGGAAAAACCGAGACTGCAAAGAAATTTGAAAGCGAAAACAAAAATGTTTTTTTGCTTTCGTGTAATGAATACTGGGATAAACGTTGGTTTTTACGTGAATTATTAGCCAAAATGGGCAAAGATCATGCAGGATTGACTTTACCAGAAATGATGTTCAAAGTTACGCAATTACTAAAATCTTTGGAAAATCCAACTATCATCATGGATGAAGCCGATAAATTGGCGGATAACGTGCTTTTATTTTTCATAACCCTATACAATGAGCTTGAAAATCATTGTGGAATAGTGCTAATGGCAACACATTTTTTAGAAAAAAGAATCAAGCGTGGTGCAGCAATGGAAAAGAAAGGTTACCGAGAGATATACAGCCGTGTAGGACTTCGTTTTATCGAGTTAGAGACTACAAGTTACTCAGATGTAGAAAAAGTGTGTAAAGCTAACGGAATTGAAGATAGTGCTACCATCAGAACCATCAGCAAAGATTGCGAAGGTGACATAAGAAGAGTTAGAAGGTTGATTTTTTCAAATAAAAGAGCTGCATAA
- a CDS encoding transposase family protein, whose product MFEYHQNTLCVVSSWLWENNILTAEHYRKLCSRGHIKKLTIGGNGRKALVAFESIPERFKKMIREKGIDPYASVKKIVFSEYMHWDHKAEDYYRDYLLDNGTHLPEEKQQEYTHQAIMFNTVKHIAVNVVVQKRFGGKKQMWERMLEAIQNLPETWLHTRYKNVISFKRAFKKYEDEGYGSIVSGKWLNSNPSKIVDDVADFILSQYCLPVKYTISEVIYIYNSVRETKGWKSLTERAVGAWLDKTEQKRIWMLARDGKEEYMKHFGHTVTRNRTQWFPNAWWAIDGTKLDLVHFANNKQKMAAELKINVVFDVYSEKIIGWDIAYSENHASHFRAIKRAVNESGCKPFLFTYDKQSGHTSARMQDLYDRLPAKGGTHYSHKVGRKSSPAEQIFNRLQQQVISKMWFSDKQGIKVRKATNKPNTDFIVEYKEALPTVDDFNKIFQALVNKWNAGKQEDWTMSRIEMYEQPTEHREEIDMMDQLSMFWIDETKPKKYYAHGLPLTVEGQDYIFEVYDANGKVDMDFRWKWVNEKIIVRYDPEYLNDYVALYELTPSGEKRFITYAQKKRAHESIPILMVENSKALLLEDMAIRDLELKKSQEKYEALIERTGITRESLIEEQELMVKFQGHLPKEEQMVTDTNAFHSRFTKY is encoded by the coding sequence ATGTTTGAATATCATCAAAATACACTTTGTGTAGTTAGTAGTTGGCTTTGGGAAAATAATATTCTCACAGCAGAACATTACAGAAAACTATGTAGTAGAGGTCACATCAAAAAACTAACCATTGGCGGAAATGGTCGTAAAGCATTAGTTGCTTTCGAGTCTATTCCAGAGCGTTTCAAAAAAATGATCCGTGAAAAAGGTATTGATCCCTACGCAAGCGTTAAGAAAATTGTTTTTAGTGAATACATGCACTGGGACCACAAAGCGGAGGATTACTATAGAGACTATCTACTTGACAATGGTACCCATTTACCTGAAGAGAAACAACAGGAATATACTCATCAAGCAATAATGTTCAATACAGTTAAGCACATTGCAGTTAATGTAGTAGTTCAAAAGCGTTTTGGAGGTAAAAAACAAATGTGGGAAAGAATGCTGGAGGCAATTCAAAACTTACCCGAAACATGGTTACATACCCGCTACAAAAATGTAATCTCATTCAAAAGAGCATTTAAAAAATATGAAGACGAAGGCTACGGTAGTATAGTTTCTGGAAAGTGGCTTAACTCTAACCCATCAAAAATAGTTGATGATGTTGCTGACTTCATTTTATCTCAATACTGCCTACCTGTTAAGTACACAATATCGGAAGTGATCTATATCTATAATTCAGTTCGTGAGACCAAAGGATGGAAGTCATTAACCGAAAGGGCAGTTGGCGCATGGCTTGATAAGACAGAACAAAAAAGAATTTGGATGCTCGCAAGAGACGGAAAAGAAGAATATATGAAACACTTTGGACATACAGTTACTAGAAATCGTACACAATGGTTCCCTAATGCTTGGTGGGCTATTGATGGAACTAAGCTAGACTTAGTACACTTTGCTAACAACAAACAAAAGATGGCAGCTGAACTAAAAATAAACGTAGTTTTTGACGTTTACAGCGAAAAAATCATTGGTTGGGATATTGCATATTCAGAAAACCATGCATCGCATTTCAGAGCCATAAAAAGGGCTGTAAATGAGTCTGGCTGTAAACCGTTCCTATTTACCTATGATAAACAGTCCGGACACACCTCTGCACGTATGCAAGACCTATATGATAGACTTCCTGCAAAAGGAGGAACGCATTACAGTCACAAAGTAGGTCGTAAGTCATCTCCAGCTGAGCAAATATTCAACCGTTTACAGCAACAAGTAATTTCTAAAATGTGGTTTTCAGACAAACAAGGAATTAAAGTGCGTAAGGCCACTAATAAACCAAACACAGACTTTATAGTTGAGTACAAAGAAGCCCTACCAACGGTTGATGACTTCAATAAAATATTTCAAGCCCTGGTTAATAAATGGAATGCTGGTAAACAAGAAGATTGGACTATGAGTCGAATTGAAATGTATGAGCAACCAACAGAACACCGAGAAGAAATAGACATGATGGACCAGCTTTCAATGTTCTGGATTGACGAAACCAAACCCAAAAAATATTATGCTCACGGATTACCTCTTACGGTTGAAGGTCAAGACTACATATTTGAAGTATATGATGCAAATGGTAAAGTAGATATGGATTTCAGATGGAAATGGGTAAATGAAAAAATAATAGTTCGCTACGATCCTGAATACTTAAATGACTACGTGGCACTTTACGAATTGACACCATCTGGAGAAAAAAGATTTATAACCTATGCTCAAAAGAAAAGAGCTCATGAGAGCATACCAATACTTATGGTTGAAAATTCTAAAGCATTACTACTCGAAGACATGGCTATACGTGATCTAGAATTGAAAAAATCACAAGAGAAATATGAAGCATTGATTGAAAGAACAGGCATCACCCGTGAAAGCTTAATCGAAGAGCAAGAGTTAATGGTAAAATTCCAAGGTCATTTACCCAAAGAAGAACAAATGGTAACCGATACAAACGCATTTCATTCAAGATTTACAAAATATTAA
- a CDS encoding helix-turn-helix transcriptional regulator, with protein sequence MNDITIRFLECYEYLKTTKIVHTPKGFANEIEVSPSLITEICKKRTNAGITPIQNLINRFPNINSNWLLTGEGSMLKEDVPVAIQIENLNDGFPFVSVTAIGGFGSSDFVIMQQDVKEYYVIPKFKHKKIDFMIEVEGSSMYPKYNSGDVVACTIIKESTFIQWNKTHVVATKEQGIIIKRLKKSEQEDVLIMVSDNKSYEPFEVHKDDIKGIALVVGVIRLE encoded by the coding sequence ATGAATGACATAACAATAAGATTTTTAGAATGTTACGAGTATTTAAAAACTACTAAAATAGTACATACCCCTAAAGGTTTTGCTAATGAAATAGAAGTGAGCCCTTCTTTAATTACAGAAATCTGTAAAAAAAGAACTAATGCTGGTATTACACCAATTCAAAATTTAATTAATCGTTTTCCCAACATTAACTCAAATTGGTTATTAACAGGAGAAGGATCCATGCTAAAGGAAGATGTTCCAGTTGCAATTCAAATTGAAAATTTAAATGATGGTTTTCCATTTGTTTCAGTAACAGCAATTGGCGGATTTGGTAGTAGTGATTTTGTAATAATGCAGCAGGATGTGAAAGAGTACTATGTCATTCCAAAATTTAAACATAAAAAAATAGATTTTATGATTGAGGTTGAAGGCAGTAGTATGTATCCAAAATATAATAGTGGAGATGTAGTTGCATGCACAATTATCAAAGAAAGCACTTTTATTCAATGGAATAAAACTCATGTAGTAGCAACAAAAGAGCAAGGAATTATAATTAAAAGACTAAAAAAATCTGAACAAGAAGATGTATTGATAATGGTTTCAGATAACAAAAGTTATGAGCCTTTTGAAGTACATAAAGATGATATAAAGGGTATAGCATTGGTAGTTGGAGTGATTAGACTAGAGTAA
- a CDS encoding PAS domain S-box protein, which produces MKNSLEKYKIIFDNSISAILFTTPDGSIVEVNKTAEEMFGYTQQEFVCLERKDVVDYTDADIQKLIQERKEKGSIKAELIGIRKNGERFPIKFTSTLFVDDDGKEYSCTTMQDISIRKSSEQEMAVMIDNTGESFILLNANLNVVSFSKELQNLGKKYLGFEIKKGNSIFDYAQPERIADLKAIYTRVLKGAVEKSNITIPLADDANRYFTFTHSPTKDEKGTIIGVFVTARDVTDETESQLAIKETKAELEKIMDFSRDVICTIDVTGNFVKVSKASEKVWGYSPDELVGQSFTALVHPDDLEKSIKASLEVIAGIDQTNFQNRYIKKDGTIVPIIWSAKWDETEKMMFCVAKDGTEKVKKEEALVESEKLYKNLFENSPAPMFIFDFKTLQIIDCNEETLLKYGYTKEEFLSLTIKDIRPPEDIEQLERAVSDESIYGRIHKNIWRHKKKNGDIMFMDISGHLMTYKGRRVSLVILIDITDTLKLEEQKEFEKRDKEALINGTDDLIWSVSKDFKLIAANQAYITTIKELTGITIEAGDDILMPTVFSGELNDFWKTFYSRALAGESFKEEIKSPATKNSKETWSDISFNPIYKQGEIVGIACYGRNITESKKALSVLKDREAKLRAAQQIAKLGYWERNIETGELFWSSEVYKIWGINKNGKPDYELFEATIHPEDINAFLEEQSAVIAGDKEMDIEHRILLKDGTIKWVHVKGSSKKDNQGNTIFLEGTVQDITERKKTEEKLKESIERYENVTKATSDAIWDWDLVTNVTYRAEGFKTSFGFNLEELNAPETNWDNYIHPEDRTITQQSIKDIIHSNENFWKQEYRIIKPNGQQAFVQDSAYLVRDETNKVVRIIGALKDITERKNTDDKLKESIARYENVTKATSDAIWDWDIATNKVFWGEPFNHLFGKMDDVAVRDEEKVKKRLHPEEVEQVIQSAKEAIKSNDANWSYEHRYLKADGTYAYVTNKALIIRDKKGNAVRVIGAMQDITQRKQEELQLKLMSSVVTNTDDAVLITEAEPFNEPGPRIIYVNDAFTKMTGYTAEEIIGKTPRILQGPKSDKKELLRLRKALENWESCEITLVNYKKNGEEFWVNMTISPVADEKGWFTHWIAIERDVTIHKNEELQNELIADISIVFNESAKLHETLDKTLRLITNFGGFCFAEVWISGSQKNVLLKTSTHSTTANMKLFLEDTNAIEISRQGEGFVGIVAESKEIVILGDLANQKVLRRRATILKYGVKTLIGLPLLSNNEVIGVLAFGLDYEVLNQAKYITLFNSLSNYLSPEIKRKQLEQELNQLFNFAPDLIVIVGLDGYFKRINPVVSELLGYTDAELYAVPYTNFVHPEDRDKYIIELDSLIESNTTNYFEIRNITKSGKVKWLAWNAIYITEENNIYAVAKDITEKKELEELLQKANELARIGGWEVDIPNNTIFWSDITKEIHEVDPDYIPKLKSGVHFYKKGISRNKINKYIKQAFKTGKSWDDEFQIVTGKGNERWVRVIGEAELVDGKFNRIYGSFQDIDDRKKAEEQIKNSEERQKLIMNAALDAIICIDKKGIITFWNPEAEQIFGWNATEVVGRLLSDIIIPESHRALHENGMKNYLKTGKGPALNVLLQFKAIRRDGEHFPIELTVLPILQDGEEFFCAFIRDISERKAYESRLIELNESLKKQKAELIVSNQELEQFAYIASHDLQEPLRMVSSFITLLNKKYGSNFDETATSYIDFALDGAKRMRLLILDLLEYSRVGKMPETKESIDLNTLIEEIKILYRKQIEEQDASIIVFGTLPLIKSYKSPLLQLFQNLISNALKYSRKNIHPIIKISVITQDDNWLFAVEDNGIGIEEEYFDRIFVIFQRLHSREEYGGTGMGLAVTKKIVESLGGKIWLDSTLNEGSTFYFTIPKHLA; this is translated from the coding sequence ATGAAGAATAGTCTAGAAAAATATAAAATAATTTTTGATAACTCAATATCCGCAATTTTATTTACCACTCCTGATGGCAGTATAGTAGAGGTCAATAAAACGGCAGAAGAAATGTTTGGTTATACCCAACAAGAGTTTGTCTGCTTAGAAAGAAAAGATGTTGTTGACTATACAGATGCTGATATCCAAAAACTTATTCAAGAACGAAAAGAAAAAGGAAGCATCAAAGCGGAGCTGATTGGAATAAGAAAGAATGGCGAAAGATTTCCGATTAAATTCACATCCACCTTATTTGTTGATGATGATGGAAAAGAATACAGTTGCACTACTATGCAAGACATTTCGATCCGAAAAAGTTCGGAACAGGAAATGGCAGTAATGATTGACAATACAGGGGAATCATTTATCTTATTGAATGCTAATTTAAATGTTGTTTCTTTTAGTAAAGAGTTGCAAAATTTAGGTAAAAAATATTTAGGCTTTGAAATAAAAAAGGGAAATTCAATCTTTGATTACGCCCAGCCAGAGCGAATAGCCGACTTGAAAGCCATATACACCAGAGTGCTAAAGGGTGCTGTAGAAAAATCAAACATTACAATTCCCTTGGCTGATGATGCTAACCGGTACTTTACGTTTACTCATTCTCCCACAAAAGATGAAAAAGGAACTATAATAGGGGTATTTGTTACAGCCAGAGACGTTACCGATGAAACCGAGAGTCAACTCGCTATCAAGGAAACTAAAGCGGAGTTGGAGAAAATCATGGATTTTTCACGAGACGTTATTTGTACGATTGATGTTACTGGCAATTTTGTAAAAGTAAGCAAGGCATCTGAAAAAGTATGGGGTTACAGCCCTGATGAATTGGTTGGGCAAAGCTTTACTGCACTAGTTCATCCAGATGATTTAGAAAAATCCATAAAAGCTTCACTTGAAGTTATTGCAGGTATTGATCAAACCAATTTTCAAAACAGGTATATAAAAAAAGATGGTACCATAGTGCCAATTATTTGGTCTGCCAAATGGGATGAGACTGAAAAAATGATGTTTTGCGTCGCCAAAGACGGTACCGAAAAAGTAAAAAAAGAAGAGGCTCTTGTGGAATCAGAGAAACTCTATAAAAATCTTTTTGAGAACAGTCCGGCTCCCATGTTTATTTTTGATTTTAAGACACTTCAAATCATAGATTGCAATGAGGAAACCCTGTTAAAGTATGGGTATACTAAAGAAGAGTTTTTATCGCTCACCATCAAAGATATTCGGCCTCCAGAGGATATTGAACAACTTGAACGTGCCGTTTCCGACGAATCTATTTACGGTAGGATACATAAAAACATTTGGCGTCATAAAAAAAAGAATGGCGACATTATGTTCATGGATATCAGTGGTCACTTAATGACTTACAAAGGAAGGAGAGTATCCTTAGTGATTTTAATTGATATCACCGATACATTAAAATTAGAAGAACAAAAAGAATTTGAAAAAAGGGATAAAGAAGCTTTAATTAATGGTACTGATGATTTAATATGGAGTGTAAGTAAAGATTTTAAATTAATAGCGGCTAATCAAGCCTATATTACTACTATTAAAGAACTCACAGGCATTACCATTGAAGCAGGAGACGACATTTTGATGCCCACTGTTTTTTCTGGGGAACTTAATGATTTTTGGAAAACTTTTTACAGCAGAGCTTTAGCTGGAGAATCATTCAAGGAAGAGATAAAAAGTCCTGCTACTAAAAATAGTAAAGAAACTTGGTCTGATATTTCTTTTAATCCTATTTATAAACAGGGAGAAATAGTTGGGATTGCTTGCTATGGTAGAAATATTACTGAGAGTAAAAAAGCTTTAAGTGTTTTAAAAGATAGAGAGGCCAAATTACGAGCTGCCCAACAAATTGCTAAATTGGGTTATTGGGAAAGAAACATCGAAACAGGTGAACTGTTTTGGTCTTCAGAGGTCTATAAGATTTGGGGCATCAACAAAAATGGTAAGCCCGATTATGAATTGTTTGAGGCTACGATCCACCCAGAAGATATTAATGCTTTCTTGGAAGAACAGTCGGCTGTAATAGCTGGCGATAAAGAAATGGATATTGAGCACAGAATTTTGCTAAAGGATGGAACTATAAAATGGGTACATGTAAAAGGGAGCTCCAAAAAAGACAATCAGGGAAACACTATCTTTTTGGAAGGTACAGTGCAAGATATTACAGAACGTAAGAAAACAGAAGAGAAACTAAAAGAAAGTATTGAACGCTATGAGAATGTTACTAAAGCAACCTCGGACGCTATTTGGGATTGGGATTTAGTGACTAATGTTACTTATAGAGCTGAAGGATTTAAAACCAGTTTTGGATTTAATTTAGAAGAGCTCAACGCTCCTGAAACCAATTGGGATAATTATATTCATCCAGAGGATAGAACCATAACGCAACAAAGTATTAAGGATATAATCCATAGTAATGAAAATTTCTGGAAACAGGAATACAGAATCATAAAGCCTAATGGACAACAGGCATTTGTTCAAGATAGTGCTTATCTTGTAAGAGATGAAACTAATAAAGTTGTTCGAATTATTGGTGCACTTAAAGATATTACAGAACGGAAGAATACAGACGATAAACTAAAAGAAAGTATTGCGAGATATGAAAATGTGACCAAAGCTACTTCAGATGCTATTTGGGATTGGGATATAGCAACTAATAAAGTTTTTTGGGGGGAACCTTTTAATCACTTATTCGGTAAGATGGATGATGTAGCAGTAAGGGATGAAGAAAAGGTTAAAAAGCGATTGCATCCGGAGGAAGTTGAACAAGTTATACAAAGTGCTAAAGAGGCTATTAAAAGTAATGATGCTAATTGGTCCTATGAACATCGTTACCTTAAAGCTGATGGTACTTATGCTTATGTTACCAATAAAGCGCTTATAATCAGAGATAAAAAAGGAAATGCTGTCCGAGTTATTGGCGCTATGCAAGATATTACTCAGCGTAAACAAGAAGAACTGCAGTTGAAATTAATGAGTTCTGTGGTTACCAATACCGATGATGCTGTTTTAATCACTGAAGCGGAACCGTTTAATGAGCCAGGACCTAGAATAATTTATGTAAACGATGCTTTTACCAAAATGACGGGCTATACTGCCGAAGAAATAATTGGTAAAACCCCAAGGATATTGCAAGGGCCGAAATCAGATAAAAAAGAGTTACTACGGTTACGAAAAGCACTTGAAAATTGGGAATCATGTGAAATCACACTTGTTAATTATAAAAAGAATGGCGAGGAATTCTGGGTTAATATGACTATTAGTCCGGTAGCCGATGAAAAAGGATGGTTTACCCATTGGATAGCTATAGAAAGAGATGTAACGATACACAAAAATGAAGAACTGCAAAATGAACTTATTGCTGATATTAGTATTGTTTTTAATGAATCTGCAAAACTTCATGAAACCCTAGATAAAACGCTACGTCTTATTACTAATTTTGGAGGTTTTTGTTTTGCCGAAGTCTGGATTAGTGGTAGTCAAAAAAATGTATTACTAAAAACCAGCACGCACTCTACTACTGCTAACATGAAATTGTTTCTAGAAGATACAAACGCTATAGAAATTTCCAGACAAGGAGAAGGTTTTGTTGGTATCGTTGCTGAAAGCAAGGAGATTGTGATATTAGGAGATTTAGCGAACCAAAAAGTATTAAGACGAAGAGCAACTATCCTTAAATATGGTGTAAAAACACTAATAGGTTTGCCCTTGCTTTCTAATAATGAAGTTATTGGAGTGCTGGCTTTTGGACTAGATTATGAGGTTCTAAATCAGGCTAAATACATCACGTTATTTAATTCCTTGTCCAATTATTTAAGCCCAGAAATTAAACGAAAACAACTAGAGCAAGAATTGAATCAATTATTCAATTTTGCTCCCGATTTAATTGTAATCGTTGGGCTTGATGGATACTTTAAAAGAATAAATCCAGTTGTTTCTGAACTTTTAGGGTATACCGACGCAGAGCTGTATGCGGTTCCTTATACCAATTTTGTTCATCCGGAAGATAGAGATAAATATATTATAGAATTAGACTCGTTAATAGAATCTAATACTACCAATTACTTTGAGATTAGAAATATAACCAAATCAGGAAAGGTAAAATGGTTGGCGTGGAATGCTATTTATATTACAGAAGAAAACAACATTTATGCTGTTGCTAAAGATATTACGGAAAAGAAAGAATTAGAAGAATTACTCCAAAAGGCAAATGAATTAGCCAGAATTGGAGGCTGGGAAGTTGACATCCCTAACAATACTATTTTCTGGTCTGATATTACTAAAGAAATTCATGAAGTGGATCCTGATTATATACCTAAATTAAAATCGGGTGTTCACTTTTATAAAAAAGGAATCAGTAGAAATAAAATCAATAAATATATCAAGCAGGCTTTTAAGACTGGTAAATCTTGGGACGATGAATTTCAAATTGTTACTGGGAAAGGAAATGAACGTTGGGTAAGAGTTATAGGGGAAGCAGAGTTAGTAGATGGAAAATTCAATAGGATTTATGGTAGTTTTCAGGATATTGATGATAGAAAAAAAGCAGAAGAGCAAATTAAAAATAGTGAAGAGCGGCAAAAGTTAATCATGAATGCCGCTTTGGATGCCATTATTTGTATCGATAAAAAGGGAATAATTACCTTCTGGAATCCAGAAGCAGAGCAAATATTTGGATGGAATGCCACAGAAGTTGTGGGTAGGTTATTGTCAGATATTATTATCCCTGAATCTCATCGAGCGTTGCACGAGAATGGCATGAAAAATTATTTAAAAACAGGAAAAGGACCCGCCTTAAACGTTTTACTTCAATTTAAAGCTATCCGAAGAGATGGGGAACATTTTCCAATTGAATTAACGGTATTGCCTATTCTACAGGATGGAGAAGAATTCTTTTGTGCTTTTATAAGAGATATATCAGAACGAAAAGCCTATGAATCTCGTTTGATTGAGTTGAATGAAAGTCTAAAAAAGCAAAAAGCAGAACTTATTGTTTCTAATCAAGAATTAGAACAGTTTGCTTATATAGCTTCACATGATTTGCAAGAACCATTGCGAATGGTTTCTAGTTTTATTACCCTATTAAATAAAAAATATGGGTCCAATTTTGATGAAACGGCAACCAGTTATATTGACTTTGCCTTAGATGGAGCCAAAAGAATGCGTCTGCTTATTTTAGATCTTTTAGAATATTCAAGAGTGGGTAAGATGCCTGAAACAAAAGAGTCTATCGACCTTAATACATTAATTGAAGAAATAAAAATTTTATACAGAAAGCAAATTGAAGAACAAGATGCCAGTATCATTGTTTTTGGGACACTTCCTCTCATAAAATCATATAAATCACCATTGTTGCAGTTATTTCAAAATTTGATTAGTAATGCTTTAAAATACAGTCGTAAAAACATTCATCCGATTATAAAAATTTCAGTTATTACTCAAGATGATAACTGGTTGTTTGCTGTAGAGGATAATGGAATAGGCATTGAGGAAGAATATTTTGATAGAATATTTGTGATATTTCAACGTTTGCATAGTAGAGAAGAATATGGGGGAACAGGCATGGGATTGGCTGTTACCAAAAAAATTGTAGAATCATTGGGTGGTAAGATTTGGTTAGATTCAACCCTTAATGAGGGGAGTACATTTTATTTCACCATACCAAAGCACTTGGCCTAA
- a CDS encoding response regulator — translation MTHTILLIEDNEGDIVLMKEALKEANFQGKIMVIKEGNAAIRFFKENVDAEALSINLVLLDINLPKRNGHEVLKYIKSSPELKHLPVVIFTTSSSNADIEKAYQNFANAFVTKPTDTDEFLEVIAKIQNYWISGI, via the coding sequence ATGACACATACTATACTATTGATAGAAGATAATGAAGGTGATATTGTTTTGATGAAAGAGGCTTTGAAAGAGGCTAATTTTCAAGGGAAAATAATGGTAATAAAAGAGGGTAATGCTGCAATACGTTTTTTTAAAGAAAATGTTGATGCCGAAGCACTTTCCATTAATTTAGTATTACTGGATATTAATCTGCCCAAAAGAAATGGGCATGAAGTGCTAAAGTATATTAAAAGTTCTCCTGAATTAAAGCATTTACCAGTAGTAATTTTTACAACATCTTCTTCAAACGCTGATATAGAAAAAGCGTATCAAAATTTCGCAAACGCCTTTGTTACTAAGCCAACTGATACTGATGAGTTTCTTGAAGTAATTGCAAAAATTCAAAATTATTGGATTTCAGGTATTTAA